The proteins below come from a single Gimesia alba genomic window:
- a CDS encoding sulfatase produces MYRLALLLFAFCLTSQSFAANRPNVLFIAIDDLRPELACYGKQHIHSPHIDKLAKSGTLFERAFCMVPTCGASRASLMTGIRPARKRFVNYLTWAEKDAPGITTMNTQFKKNGYETVSLGKIFHHPKDNAQGWSEPAWRPKGISWYQRPENQKLHAQRQKQGKRKRGPAWESADVPDNAYADGVLAEKAIETLQQLKKQEQPFFLAVGFFKPHLPFIAPQKYWDLYDHDKIQPPENYHVPQDAPKESIHNSGELRAYAGIPPKGPVSEETARNLIHGYYACVSYTDAQIGKLLAELDRLKLSDNTIVVLWGDHGWNLGDHTLWCKHSCYESSLQIPLIVRAPGIQGGGRRSALIETIDLYPSLCTLAGIPKPEHLAGQSFVDLMHDPEANWKQAAVSRYRNGDTIRTDSLRYTEYSNNKGKRTSRMLYDHRSDPLENTNVVKERSDQSRKLSRQLNKIKGRDRKPDKQ; encoded by the coding sequence ATGTACCGCCTCGCTCTGCTTCTTTTTGCGTTCTGCCTTACTTCTCAAAGTTTCGCCGCGAATCGTCCGAATGTGTTATTCATCGCCATCGATGACCTGCGGCCCGAACTGGCCTGTTACGGCAAGCAGCACATTCATTCGCCCCACATCGACAAGCTGGCCAAGAGCGGCACCCTGTTCGAGCGGGCGTTCTGCATGGTGCCGACCTGTGGAGCGTCGCGAGCCAGTCTGATGACCGGCATTCGTCCCGCCCGCAAGAGGTTCGTGAATTATCTGACCTGGGCCGAGAAGGATGCGCCCGGTATCACCACGATGAATACGCAGTTCAAAAAAAACGGCTATGAAACCGTTTCACTGGGTAAGATCTTTCATCATCCGAAAGACAACGCACAGGGTTGGTCAGAACCGGCGTGGCGGCCGAAAGGTATTTCCTGGTACCAACGCCCCGAAAATCAGAAACTGCACGCCCAACGCCAGAAACAGGGAAAACGAAAACGAGGGCCTGCCTGGGAATCAGCCGACGTGCCCGATAATGCCTACGCGGACGGCGTCCTGGCTGAGAAGGCCATTGAAACATTGCAACAGTTAAAGAAACAAGAGCAGCCCTTCTTCCTGGCGGTCGGCTTTTTCAAGCCTCATCTTCCGTTTATCGCACCGCAGAAATACTGGGATCTGTACGACCACGACAAAATTCAACCACCCGAGAATTATCACGTCCCTCAGGATGCACCGAAAGAATCAATTCACAATTCCGGCGAATTGCGAGCCTACGCCGGTATTCCTCCCAAAGGGCCGGTCTCTGAGGAAACCGCCCGCAATCTGATTCACGGCTACTACGCCTGCGTCAGTTACACTGATGCCCAGATCGGTAAGTTACTGGCAGAACTGGATCGTTTGAAACTGAGTGACAATACGATCGTCGTTCTCTGGGGTGATCACGGCTGGAACCTGGGAGATCATACCCTCTGGTGTAAACACAGCTGTTACGAAAGTTCCCTGCAGATTCCCTTAATCGTTCGGGCGCCGGGCATCCAAGGAGGCGGGCGCAGGTCAGCTCTGATTGAGACAATCGACCTCTACCCTTCTCTCTGCACGTTGGCCGGAATTCCAAAGCCGGAACACCTCGCAGGCCAGAGCTTCGTCGACTTAATGCACGATCCCGAAGCGAATTGGAAACAGGCTGCCGTCAGCCGCTACCGTAACGGCGACACGATCCGCACTGATTCGCTTCGCTATACCGAATACTCAAACAACAAAGGCAAACGCACCTCGCGCATGCTCTACGACCACCGTTCCGATCCGCTCGAAAATACGAATGTGGTCAAAGAGCGGTCTGACCAGAGCCGAAAACTGTCACGGCAGTTAAACAAAATCAAAGGCCGCGACCGGAAACCGGACAAGCAGTAA